The genome window TCAATTACCTGCAGAATGAAGTGGCTTTCGGGGTAATCGTACGCGGCATGCATCACTGGGGAGCCAGCTTAGTCATTGTGATGATGTTCCTACATACGTTGCGTGTATTCTTTACGGGTGCATACAAAAAGCCTCGCGAACTGAACTGGGTAGTCGGTATGCTGATTTTCTTCGTGATGCTCGGTCTCGGGTTCACAGGATATCTGCTGCCATGGGATAACACCGCTTACTTTGCAACCAAAGTAGGTCTGGAGATCGCAAACTCCGTTCCGTTCATTGGCCCTTATGTCAAAATGCTGTTGACTGGTGGAGACATCGTAGGGGCACAAACGCTTTCCCGTTTCTTCGCCATCCACGTGTTCTTCTTGCCAGGTGCACTGCTTGGCCTGCTCGGAGCACACTTTGTTATGATTCGCGCTCAAGGTATCTCCGGACCACTATAAACAGTCTTCGATCACTAAGGAGGAAATAGCATGGCGAAACAAGACAAAGATGCTACCTTCGTCGGAGACTCACGGGTATCGGCGAAGCGCATCCCAAACATTTCTCCATCCTACTCTGACTTCCCAGGAAAGACAGAAGCCTTCTGGCCGAACTTCCTGTTGAAAGAGTGGATGGTGGCAGCGGTTTGCTTGGTTGCTTTCCTCGTGCTGACGGTTTCTCATCCGTCGCCGTTGACTGACAAAGCCAACCCGAACGATACTTCATTCGTTCCGCTGCCTGACTGGTACTTCCTGTTCCTGTACCAAATGCTGAAATATCCTTGGGCGTCTGGTGACTGGGTAGTCTTGGGTACCATCATCATTCCAGGTATTGCTTTCGGCGGATTGATGCTGGCTCCTTGGCTGGATACCAGCAAAGAACGCCGTCCGAGCAAACGCCCAGTTGCGACTGGCTTGATGCTGACCGCACTGGTAGGCATATTCTACCTGACTTGGGCAGCGGACCATGAGCATTCTCTCAGCCATCCATCCAGCAAAACGGGTGGAGAACACGGTGGAGGCGGTGGATCCAGCGCGACTGCTCCTGCACCTGCTGACACCAGCTTCACTGCGGACGCTGTATGGAAAGCGCAATCAAGCTGCATGGGTTGCCACGGTAAGAATATGGAAGGCGGCATGGGTCCTAACCTTCAAAAAATCGGTAGCAAATATGATGCCACACAGATTGCCGACATCATCCATAATGGTAAACCACCTGCAATGCCAGGCGGTATGATCAAGGATGAGGCGGAAATCAAAAAGCTGGCTGAATACATGGCAAGCTTGAAATAAGCTAATAGGGAAAAAGCTGGCTGACGAAAAGGTCAGCTTTTTCTTTAGCGGCGTACACAGCGGGAGACGATAATCATGATCTGGATATGGGAGTGGTTCAGGCATTCGTTGGGGAAAAGATGGTTTCTATGGACACTGTTTGTGATCAACTTCTTGGGGACCATATACGGATTTATCTGGTATGGCAATCAATTAGCGGAGACACCGGTGTTCTTAACCCCTTTTGTTCCGGATAGCCCGACAGGTAGCGGACTTTTCACACTGGTTCTTCTTACCTATTTGTTGGGACGCCACATTCCTGTACTGGAAGCTTTGGCTGGCATAACCAATTTTAAATATGGTGTTTGGGCGGTCTGCATTATCTTGGCTGGGTGGATGATGGGGAATGAAGTGCGTTGGACAGACGTAATGTTGATCATCTCGCATTCAGGTATGGCAGTAGAATCTGTCCTGTACGCAAGATTTTACAAGTTGAGTCTGCTACCAGTAGGAATTGCGGCATTGTGGACCCTGAATAACGACTTTCTCGATTACGTAATGGACATCCATCCTTGGCTGCCAAGTGTACTCGATCCATACGAAGGGTTTGTCGGCTTGTTTACCGTGCTCCTCAGCTTAATTTCCATATCCGTCATCTGGTTTATAAATAATAAGTATACGATAAACAAGGTCTAATCTTGTCCTCCTTTCCATAGTCTGTACAAGGGAAAGGAGGTTTTTTGCGTTGAAGAAAAACATCCGCTACTTGTTATTTTTCTTGGCGATTGGCTTGTTCCTGTCATGGCCGATTCATAATCTGTATTCCAAGCTGGATCAGCCGATCGAAGAAAAACAGCTGGCTGCCCTGGACCAGGTCGCACATGAGCTTTTGACGAATGTAAAAAAAGGGGACATCGAGAATGCGCAAAAGCGGATTGTTCAGCTGGCTGAGCAGTTCCCGAATCAGCATTTGCCGATCCCCATTCGGATTGAGAGTCTCAATGCTGTGACGCAGTCCATCCTCGCGGCGAAACAGAGCTTTGCCTCTACCAATGTGAGTGAACAGCAGCTATTGTGGCATGCAACACAGGTGCGAGTCGCCATTGACGCACTGACCCACGTGCACCAGCCGATGTGGAGAAGCTACTATCCTTTCTTTGTTACACAGGTGCAAAATTTGCAGCAATCTGCGGTTGAACGCAATTTTACACAGTTCCAAGAGCAATTTGAAGAAAATTATCGTTTGTATCTGGCGATCAAGCCGGCGATGAGCATTCAGCTCCCGGAAAACCAGATGTCATCGATCTCGGCCTCCTACAATGCCATTTCCAAAGAATTGCGAAATTCCCAGATCGATTGGCAATTGGTCAGGGAAACATTGCGCGACCTGAATGCCTCGGTGCAAACAGCGTTTGTAGGAGAGGAGAAAAGTACGTTTGCTCTGCTGATGATGCGGCCGGATTCTCCGATGGTGATCATCTTTTCTGTGGGAATTGCGTTGTTGATGGCTTTGTCGTATGTAGCCTGGAAAAAGTACGATGGCCAGATCCGTTCTGCCTAAAGCTGTGTGGATAGGAGAAACCAATGAAAAAAGACGCGGAGCTCATGCGGGCTGCCAGCGTCTTTTTTCATTGGGAGTAAGGGGGTCTGCTAGTGGTGAATCGGCTGCTTGTTTTCGTCGAGGGTGAAGCCTTCGCCCAATACTTCATGCACATCGTTTACAATCACAAAGGCATGCGGGTCTACTTCCTGGACGATATTTTTGAAGCGCATCACTTCATTTCT of Brevibacillus choshinensis contains these proteins:
- the qcrB gene encoding menaquinol-cytochrome c reductase cytochrome b subunit; the protein is MLQKMYDWVDERLNITPMWRDLADHEVPEHVNPAHHFSAFVYCFGGLTFFITVIQILSGMFLTMYYVPDIINAWESVNYLQNEVAFGVIVRGMHHWGASLVIVMMFLHTLRVFFTGAYKKPRELNWVVGMLIFFVMLGLGFTGYLLPWDNTAYFATKVGLEIANSVPFIGPYVKMLLTGGDIVGAQTLSRFFAIHVFFLPGALLGLLGAHFVMIRAQGISGPL
- a CDS encoding menaquinol-cytochrome c reductase cytochrome b/c subunit; translated protein: MAKQDKDATFVGDSRVSAKRIPNISPSYSDFPGKTEAFWPNFLLKEWMVAAVCLVAFLVLTVSHPSPLTDKANPNDTSFVPLPDWYFLFLYQMLKYPWASGDWVVLGTIIIPGIAFGGLMLAPWLDTSKERRPSKRPVATGLMLTALVGIFYLTWAADHEHSLSHPSSKTGGEHGGGGGSSATAPAPADTSFTADAVWKAQSSCMGCHGKNMEGGMGPNLQKIGSKYDATQIADIIHNGKPPAMPGGMIKDEAEIKKLAEYMASLK
- a CDS encoding DUF1405 domain-containing protein: MIWIWEWFRHSLGKRWFLWTLFVINFLGTIYGFIWYGNQLAETPVFLTPFVPDSPTGSGLFTLVLLTYLLGRHIPVLEALAGITNFKYGVWAVCIILAGWMMGNEVRWTDVMLIISHSGMAVESVLYARFYKLSLLPVGIAALWTLNNDFLDYVMDIHPWLPSVLDPYEGFVGLFTVLLSLISISVIWFINNKYTINKV
- a CDS encoding sporulation protein YpjB, with the protein product MKKNIRYLLFFLAIGLFLSWPIHNLYSKLDQPIEEKQLAALDQVAHELLTNVKKGDIENAQKRIVQLAEQFPNQHLPIPIRIESLNAVTQSILAAKQSFASTNVSEQQLLWHATQVRVAIDALTHVHQPMWRSYYPFFVTQVQNLQQSAVERNFTQFQEQFEENYRLYLAIKPAMSIQLPENQMSSISASYNAISKELRNSQIDWQLVRETLRDLNASVQTAFVGEEKSTFALLMMRPDSPMVIIFSVGIALLMALSYVAWKKYDGQIRSA